Genomic DNA from Cyanobacteria bacterium FACHB-DQ100:
TCTTAACTGGTGTTCTGGCTGCGAGTACCTTAACCTTAGCAGCGTTCTCTCAAGCTACCCCTGCTCATGCGTTAAGCTTCAGCGGTGGTACTGTCAACCTTACTGCCAATGATGTTGGTTCAACTTTCCAGGTTAATTTTGATGGCAATGTGAACGGGAATAACGTTCCTGGACTCTCAGCGCAAGCGCTCTTTACCTTGACGAGCTATGCCACAAATCAGGCTAATTTCACTGTCAACCTGATTAACACAACGACTGTTCCGATTACGTCTAGAATCTCTCGCCTTGGATTCAATACCAATCCTGGTGTGAACGTAGATGCCTCATCTGCAACGGGTGTTTTCACTGATGTTATTACTGGCTCTTTCCCAAATAAGTTTGGTGATGTTGAAGTTTGTTTCGTTCCTTCATCCCGGGGTACTTGCGGGGGTGGTCCAGGTGGTGTCACAACTACAGGCAACTTTACGACCAATTTAGTGTTTACAGGTTCACTCACCAACGGATTAAGCTTGAGCGACTTTGGCGTTCGCTACCAAAGCATTAATGGTGGTGGCTTTGACGATGCTAGTGGAACAGGACGTGGTACTCCCATCCCAACTCCTGCACTGTTACCCGCCGTTCTGGGTATGGGTGCAGCCGTGCTTCGCAAGAAGAAGCAGGAAGCAAAGGTGGCAGAAAAAGTGTAGCGCCGCGCTATGCAATCTAGCTGAGTTCAGCACCGTCGAGTCGTTTCGATTGTATCGGTGTTCGCTGAGTGACTTGATCAATCGATCGTACTTTCTAGGAAGTGCGATCGATTTTTGTAGCGTTGCTGAGTAAGAGTATGAGCTAGATGTGTACACAGTAGCCTTACTAAGGGGAGGTTGGGAGGGATCGGATCTGTCGCGATCATCAATCAGTTTGGTATAACATTGAGCAACGCTTGAATGTTCAAAGATTAAATTAGAAGGGCGGCTTTCTAATTTAAGTCAACGATCGTTCATCGGGCTAACCGCGAGACTGTCGCAACTAGCTCAGCCGGATTAATAGGCTTCGATAAGTGCTTTTGAAACCCAGCATTTAACACTTGACGTTCATTTGCTTCCCCCGCGTAAGCAGTTAGCGCGATCGCACGCACTTGAGAAGCCGGAGCAGGTAGCTGAGTGCGGATCGATTCAATCAGCATATACCCATCGATCTCTGGCATTCCGATATCGCTGACGAGCAAATCCGGCTGAATGTGTAGAATTGATCGCAGCACTTCGCTTGCCGAGGATAATGCCACGATTTCGGCACCGGCTTGCTCCAGCACAAAGGCAACAAAATCACGCGAATCAGGCTCATCGTCTACGACCACGATCTTTAACCCGCTCAGCGAAGCTTCGTCATCTGTTAACCGTGCATCATCAGGGTTAGTGTCTAACTGCATTGATTGCTTCAGGAGCGGCAACCGCACCATAAACGTAGCGCCTTGATCTTCACCTGCACTTTCGACCCTGACTGTCCCGCCATGTAATTCGACCAGTTGCCGCACGATCGCAAGTCCTAACCCTAATCCCCCGAACTTGCGCGTCGTCGCTCCGTCCTCTTGGCGAAAGTATTCAAACACATACGGTAGAAACCCTGGATGAATGCCTTTTCCGGTGTCTCGTACCTGCATTTGAGCGTGCGTTCCAAGCTGTTGTAACTCGATCTCGACTTGTCCCCCTTCCGGCGTGAACTTAATCGCGTTGGTCAGTAAGTTCCAGACCACTTGCTGAAGACGAGCCGAATCCCCCAGCACTTGCCCCACCTTCAAATCTAGATGCGTTTGAATCTGAATTGATTTGGCTTCTGCCGCTAGTCGTACGGTTTCCAGCGCTGCACGAATGATCACCGCGAGATCGATCGGTACTGGATTGAGCTTGAGTTTGCCTTGAAGAATCCGGGAAACATCGAGCAGATCTTCAATCAGTTGGACTTGTAGCTGGGCGTTGCGCTCGATCGTCTCTAGGGCATGAGCCGTTCTTTCAGCATCTAAACGACCTTTGCGAAGCAGACTTGACCAGCCGAGAATCGGATTGAGCGGAGAGCGTAATTCATGCGATAACACCGCCAAGAACTCGTCTTTGATGCGGTTAGCGGTTTCCGCTTGCTGCCGCGCCCCTTGCTCACTCACTAGAAGCTGTTCACGTTCCGCTTCCGCTTGCTTTTGTTTGGTAATGTCGCGTGACACAACTAACAGTTGCGAAACCTGTCCGGCTGGATTTCGCACCGCAGAAACGATCACATCCCACCATCTCGGCTGACCTTTTCTGGTTGGGCAATAGCCGTTAAACTGTCCCACGTTGCCCGCTTGAGCTACCTCGATCGCAGTTCTTGCCTTTTGTTGGTCTTCGCCTTGCCAAAAGGTGAGCCAATCTTTACCCAGAACCGACTCAGGCTGACCAATCTCAAGAAGCTGCAAGCTGCCTTTATTTAAGTACAAGATTCGCCCATCTAAGCCTAGAACTTTGATGCAGTCATGCGTGCTCTCTAAAATTCGCTGCTTTAACTCTTCACTTTCTCGCAGGTCTGCTTCGGCTTGTTTGCGTTCCGCTTCGCGGCGCTTGGCGGCGGTAATATCGGACAGGATGAGAACCGCACCGGTAAACTTTCCCTGCGAATTGAAGATTGGATCAACGGTTTTGGCAAGCCAGCGTCCTTCTGCCCGAAGCTCTGTAACTTGACGCTGATGTGTTTCTCTAGCCAGACGAAAGCAGGCACCGTCACCGACTCCCAGTTCTGCCTGCATCAGTTCATAATGAAGACAGCCAGCAATCTCTTCAGCAGACTTACAAAAAAGCTGGCTCATCGCTCGATTACAGCGCAGAGATCTGCCTTCCGAATCTAATAAACACACGCCATCATTGATTGCATCGAACGTCGTTTGCCATTCTCGTGCCAGAGTAAAGGCTGATTCTTCAGCGCGACGAACTCGCAGCAGCGATCGCACCGTCGCTAACAGTTCGATCGGTTCCACGGGCTGAACGAGGTAGCCATCGGCACCGCTATCGAGTCCTTCGGCTTTATCTTGACTTTTGACAAAACTGGCTGAGAGATGCAGCACCGGAATAAAGGCAGTTTCGGGATTTGACTTAATCTGGCGACAGACTTCAAAGCCGTTGACATCGGGTAGCTTCACATCCAGAATCACAAGCGCGGGCTGATAATCCACGATCGCCTGGAGTCCTGCGGCTCCGGTTTCTGCTTCGACCACGGTGTACCCTGCCTCTTGCAGAACTCGCGTCACGATGTAACGAGTCGTTTCGTTGTCGTCGATATGCAAAATCGTGACTCGTGACTCAATCATGACCTCTCCCTTAAGTATCTAGAACCAGTCTGGCTTTGATCAGTGCCTCTCGAAGTTGGGAGGATGCTGCTTGGGCAATCGTTTCTTTAGAAACAATTGCGATCCCCTGCTTGGTTAAACTGCTCTGCGTTTCCGCATCCAATTGAATAGATGAATGGATGATAACAGGAATCAATTGAGCAGTGGGACTTTGCTGGAGCCGATCGAGGACATCAAGTCCGCTCATATCCGGCAGTTCCAGATCAAGCAGAATTGCGTCTGGCGATTCGAGAGTTGCCAATGCAATGCCTTCTTGTCCACTTACAGCTTCTAAAACTTGCAGTGGAGTATCAGACAATAGTTGCTCTATCACATAACGATGAGAGGAATCATCGTCAATCAGGAGCAGTTTTTGAGTTCTGCCTCGATTAATCAACCGATTTAGCTTATTCAGCATCGGCAATCTATCTACAGGCTTAATCAAGAATCCATCGGCTCCAAGGGCAAGAGCCTGCTTCTCGTTATCAACCACAGTCGCGACGATGACGGGAATCTTGCAGGTGGCACTATCGCCTTTAATTTCTTTGAGAAACGTCCAGCCGTTTTGCCTTTCAAGTAAAATATCCAGCACGATCGCGGCGGGTTGAATCTGCTGTAGGACAGATCTCGCTTGCTCTAGAGAACGGGCTGTAACTAGCTGATAGCTTGAATCTTGCAGGTGCTTTTCATAAATAAACAGCGTTTCGGTGTGGTCTTCGATCGCGAGAATCGGCAGTCGAGCGGGTTGGAGCGGCGCGATCGTTTGCAGTGAAGAGGTGAGTTCGGTAGTGTGGGGATAAACGATCGGGATCGAGGCTGAGAAGGTTGAGCCTTTTCCCAGTTCACTGATTAGTGAAACACTGCCTCCTAATAGCTCTGTCAGCTTTCGGGTAAGCGGCAGTCCGAGTCCTGTTCCTTTGGTTTGCTTTTGCAGATCAGACCCGATTTGCACAAAATCTTCAAAAATCCGCTCTTGGTCGTCTGGAGCAATACCGATTCCAGTATCCGCAACAGAAAAGGTAATCGTTTGACCCGTTTGCGCTGCTGTCACTCGCACTTCCCCTCGATCGGTGAACTTGAGCGCATTCGAGACAAAATTTCTCAGAATTTGGGCGACTTTTCCTTCATCGCTATAGAGCGGCGATAATCCAATCGGTTCTTCAAAAATCAGCGCCACAGAGCTATTTTGCACCAGCAAGGGGCGCAACATTCCCCGCATTGTGCCAAACAAGTCGCTAACCTCAAATGCACTGGGATGGACTTCGACTTTTCCAGCTTCTACTTTTGCTAGATCCAGTAGATCGTTGACTAGAACGGATAATCCGTCTGCCGCTTTTTGGATAAAGGTCACTTGTTTTGCTTGCTCTGAGGTTAAGTCTCCGTCTAAGTGGTTAAGCAGTATCCGAGACAACGAGAGGATCGAATTTAACGGTGTCCGAAACTCATGACTCATATTCGAGAGAAAGCGGGTTTTGAGTTCGTTTGCCTGTTGGAGAGAGTCCGCCTTTTCATCGAGTTCGGCATATAGAGCTAGGACACCGCGATTGGTATCTTCTAACTCTCGGTTAAGTTGAATCAGTTCTTCTTCACGCTGGCGCAGTTCTGCCATCGCTTGCAGCAGTTCTTGATTTTGGCGCTGAATCTCTTCGTAAGGATTCTGGGGCGATCGCTTGATCATCTCGTCCCGAATCTGCTGCAATTGCGCTTCAGTCAGCAGCGTTGATCGCTTCGGCAGCGCTTTGCCCATGACGATCGTAGTCCCGGTGGGCTGCGATTCTATCTCAAAGCGCTCCATCAATCGGCGCGTACCCAGGATGCCAAGCCCCATTCCTGTTTGGGAGGTGTAGCGTCCTGCCAACACTTCTGCAAGATGCGGAATGCCCTGACCCTGATCCCAAATCCGAATCAAAAAGGTCTGAGGATTTCCATCTAGATAGAATTCAACGGTTCCGCCCCCGGCATATTGAAACGCATTGCGGCTAATTTCTGAAACTGCCGTTGCCAGTCGTGTTTGATCTTGCGGATCAAATCCTAAGTGATCGGCAAGTTCGCGGGTTCGTTGCCGCGCCTGTACGACATCTTGTTCGTAGTGAACTCTGAGCGTGAATAAAACAACCCTCATCGTGCTTCTCTTGCCACCAGTACGGTCACGTCATCTCGATCGCGGTTAAAGTCTCGATACAATACCCCCGCGATCAGACTGGGATGTTTTTGGCGCAATCCAGGATAACGATCGAGCCTCCACTGCGTTGCCAATCCGTCAGAGTGCATAATCAACAATCCGTTCGGATACCAGGGATGCGTAAACTCCTGAATTTTGCGGACTTCATGCCCAACCGTGCCATTGTGAGACACCAGATTGTGATGATCCGTAAACGAAGAGATGCTGGTCGCAATGTTACCGATGCCTGCGTAGTGAACTGATCGCTGGTCAAAATTAATTTCCGTGATCGCTAATACTGCGCCGCGTGTACTTCGCAAAGCTTGATGTGCCGCTTCGACGATTTCATGGGGCGATCGCTGATAATTTTCCTCTAAAGTTCTGACGGCGGCTGAAGAAGCACTCGCCGCCGCAGACCCATGCCCTAACCCGTCTGCCACTAGCAATACACTACGATGCGGGTGAATTTGACTTGCCCAAGCATCTCCAGAAACTTCCTCGCCTCGCTTCGGTAAACAGACCGCTCCGATTTCTAATAGGATCTTGGGTGAATGGGAAAGCGGCTCTGACCAAAGTTGCATCAGAATTGCGGTTCCAGAGCCAGGAATCGAATAAATTTCAAACAAATTAGAAAGGCGACGAACCGCGCCCAATCCATTGCCTGAGGTTCCAGCCGTCGAAAAGCCATCTTGTAAGCACTGATTCACATCGATCATGCCTGGCCCTTGATCGAGGGCTAAAACCTCAATGCCGATCGCGGGCTCTTGGATTGCCCGCAGCAGCATCACTCCTCCCTGAGCGTGCTGTAGCAGATTGTTCGCAACCTCGGTCACGACAATCCCGACTCTACCGCGCTCGATCTCTTTGAACCCGAAACGAGTTGCCAAGTTCAGCGCTGCCCGTCGCGCTTCTCCTATTTGACTTGACTCAGTGATTGCAATGGCGATCGATTCTCTCATGCCCTATTCTGACGCATTCCGAATCAAATCATCGCTATTTCCACCGAACGATCGTCACCCGCGTTCCTTGTCCGATCGCAGATTCAATCACAAACTCATTCGCCAATCGTTTAGCGCCACCCAATCCCATTCCTAATCCGCTCCCCGTGGTAAATCCATCTTTGAGCGCTAGTTCAATATCCGGAATGCCCGAACCTTGATCTTCAAAAGTGAGCCGGAGTCCTCTGCGTCCTCCTGCCTCCAGCGTTTCTAGCTTCATCAGTCCGCCACCGCCATAATCTAGGGTGTTGCGGGCAAGTTCACTGGCGGCGGTGACAATTTTGGTTTGATCTACTAAGCCGAACCCAATCGCGATCGCGGACTGGCGCACGGCTTGTCGGACTAAAATCACGTCTGTAGAAGATGCAATCGGTACCGTTTCAATCTTTTCCATCGTCGTGTACACTCCGCCCACGCTCGACGATTGGAGGTTTGGCAGGTTCGCTCAGCGACGATCGCAGCAGCGCCATACCTTTTTCTAGGTTTAACGCAGTCCGAATTCCGGTGAGCGATAATCCCAACTCTACCAGAGTAATTGCCACGGCGGGCTGCATTCCAACGACGACGGTTTCGGCATCCAGCACCCGCGCCATTCTCGCAATGTTGCCTAAAACCCTGCCGATAAAAGAATCAACAATCTCTAAGGCAGAGATATCAATCAGAACGCCGTGCGCCGAAGTTTCGGAGATACGGTTCGTTAAGTCATCCTGTAGCGTCAGGGCTAAACGATCGTGCATATCGACCTGGATTGTGACCAAGAGAAAGTTGCCCATTTGCAGGATAGGAATGTGTTCCATGCGGTTTCTCCTATTTCGCCTGAGTGCGGACGATCGTCGCTCCCACTCGCGTCAGTGCCACTCGAAACGCATCGGCTAACGTGGCTTTTGTGATCACATTAGTTAAATCGATGCCGAGATACACGATCGTTTGAGCAATTTGAGGACGAATGCCGCTGATAATACAGTCTGCCCCCATTAATCGAGCCGCAGTCACAGTTTTGAGCAAGTGTTGAGCGGTGAGGGTATCGACAGTCGGAACCCCAGTAATATCGATAATCGCAACTTCTGATCCAGTCTCCACGATCGCTTGTAGCAGGGATTCCATCACCGTCTGAGTCCGAGCGCTATCAAGCGTTCCAATAACCGGCAGAGCGAGAATCCCGTCCCAAAGTTTTACAACGGGCGTAGAAAGCTCAAGCAACTCTTCCTGCTGGCGCTGAATCACTTTTTCCCGCGACTTTTGATACGCTTCCATCGCCAGTAATCCGAGTTGATCCAGCAAAGTGGTGGCTTGCCAAATTTCCTCACTTAATGCAGCGGAATCTTTGAGATGCTGACGCATTCGATCGAACAGGGGTTGCTTGAACGAAAACACAAACATCGCCGTTTCAGTTGGCGTAAAGCCTTTTTGAGATCGCGATCGTGCCACGCTTTCCACCATTTCCCGCACGTCGCGCCACTCTGAAGCTTGAAGATTTGTCAGATTATTGTGCTGAGCAGCGCTCCGAAGCACATTGAGAAATTCGCGGCATTCCTCTTGCATTTCTGCTTCTTTGATTAGCCCCCCGCGATTGTTCGCGATCGCCAGTTCTCGACTCCACTCTGCCAGTAAGTCTGCTTCATAGGCTTCAAGAATTTCCGGGATCGTACTGCGACTCGTCATATCCATGGGAGCATCTTCTCATAGTCCAAGCTTTAGTGTAGGACTGCTTCAACTCATCGAGATGGAGTGAACCATTTTTCATAAGGTTTCATTGTGATCCAGCCTGTACAAAGTCACGGGCGATTGGGTGAATCGAGACAGCTTAAATACAAGCCCTCAGACCGCAATCTATAAATTTAGACAACGGATAAAACCTGCTCAGCAGCGATCGCGCTCAACACTCAGGTTGATCAACACTTAGAAAGATAACCGTTGCAGCAACCTTCCCTTCCCCGGTGGATGCAGTGTTGTCAAGTACGCCCTAAATTGAGCAATAAGCTTACTCTGCTCGTTAAGCAAGATGCGTTGTGTAGACCTTTATGACAAACCTTGCCCCTCTGCATCAAACCGCGCATCTCGATCTGACCAAACTCTTTCAGCGAGCCGCGATCGCCAGTAGCGCGATCGTGTTCTGCATCGGTTTGAGTGTCCTCATGGGATGGCAACTGCACATACCCTTACTGATGGGCAGCTTTGCCGATGACCTTGCCCCCATGAGCATCCAGAGCGCGATCGTGTTTATGATCGCCGCCCTGTCGTTGGGTTGCTTAAAATGGCGACCTCGGCATCAAGTCACGCAACGGATTTCGCAAATATTGGCGATCGTCGTGATTGCTTTCGGGCTTTTGAGCTTAAGCACAAGCCTCTCAAACTGGCAGCTTGATCAACACTGGATGCTGCCTTTTGTAAACTTCCAACTTAGTAACAGCATTCGTCCAACGGCGGTTAGCACTGGACTAAACTTTGCCCTAATTGGCAGTGCGCTATTGTCTTCGAGTCGAACCGATCGCACCTGGCAGCGTGTCGCTCAAGTGCTCACCTTGGCTGTCGCACTCATCGCAGTCAATGCACTCGTCAACAATGTGCATCCGATCGGCTTACCCCCGTTGTATCCCGCCCCAAAAATGGCATTGACAACCGCACTCACGTTTCTGATTCTGGGTGCAGGAATTCAGGCATTGCACCTGGATGAAGCCGTGATGCAAGTGATCCAAATCAGCGAGGGATCAAGCGAAGTCATGGTGTGTCAACTGTTGCAAGCCGCGATCGCGCTGGCAATTCTCGAAGCGTTTGTCACACTCTGGGGACAACCCCAAACCCCAGAAGATACGATTTTCAATTTGTCGTTGCTGACGCTAAAAACGGCTGTCATCTTTACCTTGCTGATCGGCTGGAGCATTTCGCTTTTAACTCGCATTCGACAAGATTATCAGCAAGCGGAAGCCGTCGTCGAAGACCGGGAAGTCTGGCTAGAAATGGCACAGGAGGCGGCTCATTTAGGGTGCTGGGATTGGAATGTGCACCAGGATCTGCTGCAATGGTGCGATCGACAAAGAAAACTCTTTGGTATTGCTGCTGAAGTGCTTAGTGGAACGCGTGAGACATTTTTATTGCGCGTTCACCCAGACGATCGATCGCGAGTGCAGCACCATCTAAATCAAACGATCGAGGCACAACAGAACTATTACGATGAGTTTCGGATTGTCTGGGCGGATCAGAGTGTGCATTGGATCGCCTCGAAAGGACGGTGTTTCTACAACGAAACCGGACAAGCCATTCGCATGAGTGGAGTCAGTTTTGAGATTACAGAATATCGCCAGATGCAGGAGGAGCGAGATCGATTACTTCAGCTTGAACAAGCTGCCCGAACCAAAGCCGAAGCCGCCAACCGCACGAAAGACGAGTTTCTAACCATTTTGTCGCACGAGATCCGGACTCCGCTGAATTCTGTGTTGGGCTGGATTCGCTTGTTTCGGTCTCGATCGCTCAATCCTGAGATGGTGGCACGCGGCATGGATGCGCTCGAACGCAATGCAGAAGCACAGGCGCAAATCTTGGAAGATATGCTAGACATGGCGCGGGTCGTGCAGGGTAGACTCCAGCTGCAAATGTCGCCAACCGATGTCAGCACTGTAATTACAGCCGTTATTGATACCATTCGTCCGGCGGCTCAAGCGAAACGCATTCATATTCACACTCAGCTCGATCCGACAGTCGATCGACTCATCTGCGATCCCAATCGACTGCGCCAGATCGTGTGGAATTTGATGTGCAACGCGGTGAAGTTTACGCCGCCTGAAGGCAAGATAGAAGTGACCTTGATGCGAGTAGATCAGTTCATTCACATTCAGATTAGCGACACTGGAAGAGGAATTGATCCAAACTTTTTGCCGTATGTCTTCGATCGCTTTCGTCAAGAGGACAGTACGCTGACTCGAAGTTACGGCGGATTGGGGCTAGGGTTAGCATTAGTGCGCTATCTGGCTGAGCTACATGGAGGAACGGTTGAAGCAACAAGCCCAGGCATCGATCAGGGTGCGACCTTTACGCTGAAGTTGCCCTGCGGTTAGAGCAACATCGAAGCCGCAGCTAATCTGATTAATACCGGGGCTTTCTCTTAAACTGTCGATGCTTTGCCAGCGCCTTGCGCTTCCGTTTTTCGATCGGCGTTTCAAAAAAGCGATGTTTTCTCATATCTGGGAAAATGCCCGCTTTAGAAACCTCGCGCTTAAATCGACGTAGGGTTGACTCAATTCCTTCATTCTCACCCGGAATAACTTGGGTCATCTAATGTCCTCACTAATATTGAACAAATGCCGATAAAAAAGGCTACTCACGATTAAGTAGCCTCTTACCAGTCTTAACTTTGAGCATTCAGAGCACTACTCACGCACAGCACAAGCACACTCTTTAAACTGGTTCAGCTCCGGGGCTTAGTAACGCCGAGAGAATCCGCCTCTACCGCCCGAATCACCTCTTTCTTCGCGAGGTTTAGCTTTATTGACCTTGAGATCACGCCCCATCCACTCAGCTCCGTCAAGAGCCTCGATCGCTGCCGCTTCCTCGTCATCGCTTGACATTTCGACAAAGCCGAATCCGCGTAAGCGTCCCGTTTCTCGATCGGTGGGGAGTTGAATTCGCTTGACTGTTCCGAACTCAGCGAAAATTTGTGCAAGATTGTCTTGCACGACTTCGTAGGACAGATTACCCACGTAAATTGACATAAAACATTGCTCCAAAATGGATGTAGAGAGATTTAGATTCGGAGCAACACTTAACGTAATGGAAAGGAATTACACAGCCGAAGAAAGTCTCTTGAATCTACAACATAACACAATCTTGAGCAGCGATCGCCATAACTTGGGCATATCTCGAAAAGTTTGATTAAGCGTAACAAAAGGGAAATCAGTACAGTTCGTACTTCATCAACTGACACGGCAGCGCTCCGTTATACACCGGGAATCTTTGCGCCGATCTTAGTCCGATCGATTGAGAGAGTTCCTTATTTCCACTCAATACAAATGCTGTCCACCCTTTGAATTGCTGCTTCAGCACATCGCCTAAACGCTTGTAAAAAGCGCTCAAGTCACTCTCTCGTCCCAATCTTTCTCCATACGGGGGATTGCAGAATAGCACTCCACTGTTTGCGGGAGCAGCAACTTCCGATAAGTCGAGTGTCGCGAAATAAACGTGATTTGAGACTCCACAATGAGTTGCGTTGACGATCGCTTGCTCAATCACTGCGGGATCGCGATCGCTCCCCCAAATTGGTGCAGGAAGCTGCTCTCGCTGACTCGCTTCTGCGGCTTGAATCAAGTCCTCTAATAAGGTCAAATCTGCATCCAGCCACGTTTCAAACCCAAACCGCTCCCGAAATAATCCTGGAGCAACATTTAATGCCTTTAAACTGGCTTCTAAGGGTAATGTCCCCGACCCGCAGAGGGGATCATAAAAAACCTGCTCCGGTTGCCAACCAGAGAGTTGAATTAGCGCTGCTGCCAAGGATTCCTTGAGCGGTGCGGAGCCGACGGCTGGACGATAGCCTCGACGGTGTAAGCTCTCACCCGAACTATCGAGGCTTACGGTGCAGTGATTTTGATCAAGATGCACATTAATCTGAAGATCCGGGGCTTGAAGTTCAACATTAGAGCGATCGCCCAATCTGTCTTGCTGCTGATCTACGATCGCGTTCTTAACTTGAAGGGCTGTGAAATGCGTGTGATTAAGCTGTTTAGTTTTACCCGTGGCATTCACGGCTAAGGTCATATCCGGAGTGAGATACAGCGACCAGTCGATCGATTGCACACCCTGATAGAGATCTTCTGCATCCTGGCAGGGAAATTCATGCAGCTTCATCAGGATGCGAAACGGTAGCCGCGCCCAAAGATTGACGCGATACAGGAGCGCCAGATCCCCTGTGAATGCGACTCCACAAAATCCTGGCTCGATCGCGATCGCACCTAATTGCTCTAATTCTTGTGCTGCAAGCGTTTCTAGTCCTCGAGCAACAGTCGCAAAATACTGATTCATGAGTGAATGCGATCTAGAACCTGATTCAAGCTTAGCTGTAATTCGGGAAAGACTTTTGATGTGATCGCTTGCTCTCCCCGAAATTGTCTCACTTCATACTCTCCGGCTTCATTGAGTTGATACACCGAAAACGTGGGCTGTTTGGGTGAACCAATATACCGTTTTCCTCCTAATCCC
This window encodes:
- a CDS encoding PAS domain-containing sensor histidine kinase, which produces MTNLAPLHQTAHLDLTKLFQRAAIASSAIVFCIGLSVLMGWQLHIPLLMGSFADDLAPMSIQSAIVFMIAALSLGCLKWRPRHQVTQRISQILAIVVIAFGLLSLSTSLSNWQLDQHWMLPFVNFQLSNSIRPTAVSTGLNFALIGSALLSSSRTDRTWQRVAQVLTLAVALIAVNALVNNVHPIGLPPLYPAPKMALTTALTFLILGAGIQALHLDEAVMQVIQISEGSSEVMVCQLLQAAIALAILEAFVTLWGQPQTPEDTIFNLSLLTLKTAVIFTLLIGWSISLLTRIRQDYQQAEAVVEDREVWLEMAQEAAHLGCWDWNVHQDLLQWCDRQRKLFGIAAEVLSGTRETFLLRVHPDDRSRVQHHLNQTIEAQQNYYDEFRIVWADQSVHWIASKGRCFYNETGQAIRMSGVSFEITEYRQMQEERDRLLQLEQAARTKAEAANRTKDEFLTILSHEIRTPLNSVLGWIRLFRSRSLNPEMVARGMDALERNAEAQAQILEDMLDMARVVQGRLQLQMSPTDVSTVITAVIDTIRPAAQAKRIHIHTQLDPTVDRLICDPNRLRQIVWNLMCNAVKFTPPEGKIEVTLMRVDQFIHIQISDTGRGIDPNFLPYVFDRFRQEDSTLTRSYGGLGLGLALVRYLAELHGGTVEATSPGIDQGATFTLKLPCG
- a CDS encoding 30S ribosomal protein S21, yielding MTQVIPGENEGIESTLRRFKREVSKAGIFPDMRKHRFFETPIEKRKRKALAKHRQFKRKPRY
- a CDS encoding RNA-binding protein, whose product is MSIYVGNLSYEVVQDNLAQIFAEFGTVKRIQLPTDRETGRLRGFGFVEMSSDDEEAAAIEALDGAEWMGRDLKVNKAKPREERGDSGGRGGFSRRY
- a CDS encoding RNA methyltransferase, coding for MNQYFATVARGLETLAAQELEQLGAIAIEPGFCGVAFTGDLALLYRVNLWARLPFRILMKLHEFPCQDAEDLYQGVQSIDWSLYLTPDMTLAVNATGKTKQLNHTHFTALQVKNAIVDQQQDRLGDRSNVELQAPDLQINVHLDQNHCTVSLDSSGESLHRRGYRPAVGSAPLKESLAAALIQLSGWQPEQVFYDPLCGSGTLPLEASLKALNVAPGLFRERFGFETWLDADLTLLEDLIQAAEASQREQLPAPIWGSDRDPAVIEQAIVNATHCGVSNHVYFATLDLSEVAAPANSGVLFCNPPYGERLGRESDLSAFYKRLGDVLKQQFKGWTAFVLSGNKELSQSIGLRSAQRFPVYNGALPCQLMKYELY